The genomic interval TCGCAAGGAGAATCGTGCCCGCGGTCGGCCTCAGCAGCCCGGCAATGCAGTTGAACAGCGTCGACTTGCCGGCACCGTTGGGGCCCACCACCGCGACCCTCTGCCCGGGAAAGACGGAGAACGTCACGTCCTCCAGCACGACGCGCCCGCCATACCCGGCACGCAGCCCCCGCACCTCGACAACCGCGCGGCCCGCTTCAGAGGCGCCCCCACCGGGCACCTCCACTTCTGCCACCGCACCGTCCCGCCACCGGGTCACTGCCATCCGCCTCACCCACCCCGCAGCGCCTCCACGATCCGGCCGACGTTGGTCTTCATGAAGCCCACGTACGTCTCAGCCCCGGAACCCTCCGGCCCCAGCGAGTCGGTGTAGAGCGTCACCAGCCGGACGCCCGCCTCGCGGCTCACCCGCGCGGCCAGCACGGGCGAAACCGTGGTCTCGGCGAAGATGGCCGGCACCCGCAGCTGCTTCAGCCGGGTCACGAGGCGCGCCGTGTCGGCCGCCGACGCCTCGGCCAGCGAACTCGTGCCCGGAAGCACCTCGCCCACCACACGAAACCCGTACTCCCGGGCGAAGTACCCCAGCACGCCGTGGTTGGTCGCCAGAAGCCGCCTGCCGGGCGGAATGGCGGCGACCTGCTCCCGGATCCACCCGTCCAGGCGCTGCAGTTCATGGGTGTAGCCCTGCAGGTTGGTGCGGTACACGGGCGCCCCCTCGGGGTCCACCCGCTCCAGCGCCGCCTCCACCTCTTCCACGAGGCGGATCGTCAGCGGGACGCTCCACCACACGTGCGGGTCCACCTCTCCCCCGTGCCCGTGCTCGTCGCCTGGGCTGCCGGCCTCTACGGTGCCTTCGCCGTCCCGCACAACGCCCAGGGCCGGGGCAACCTTGAGCACGGTAGCCGCTTTCGCCGCCGAACGCACCAGCTTCTCGAAGGCCGGCGTCTCAAGCCCGGCTCCCACCAGAACCACCAGATCGGCGCTTGCGAGCCTGCGTGCATCCCCGGGGGTCGCCTGGTAAGCGTGCGGGTCGGCTCCCACCGGCACGATCGCCTTGACATCCCAGCGTTCGCCGGCCACCCGGCGCACCAGGTCGGCCAGGATGGTCGTGGACGTGACGGCCGTAAGGCGCGCCCGGGCGGCCGGCGCAGGCCCCCACCCGCCGGGCGCAGCGCCGGCAACCAGCACCAGCGCCAGTGCGGCGCCCGCCAGCTGCGTGCCGGACAACCAATTGAGACAGCGTCTCACAAACGCACCCCCGCCCGCTTCACACCTCATCGAAATGCCCGCCTGTAAAGTGCCCGCATTCATCCCTTGCCGGCGCACGCCGGACACAGCCCGTAAAACTCCAGCAGGTGGCCCTCAACCCGCACGCCCCACTGCCGCTCCAGCTGCCTGGCCATGTCCGCCGCGCCACACTGCCCAAACTCGATGACCCCGTGACACCTGTTGCAGATGAAGTGGTGGTGGTGCCCCTGCTCTGCGGCCGCGTAGTGGGCCTGCGCCGTCCGCATGAGGGACGGCTGCACGGCGCACAGCCGGCTGAGGATCGCAAGCGTTCGGTAGACCGACGCCCGCCCCACGCGGGGATGGCGCCGTTTCACCTCCGCCACGATCTCCGGAGCGCTTCTGTGCTCCCCGGACTGCATGGCTTCGACCACCGCCCGCCGGGCGGCCGTCAGGCGATAGCCGGCCCGCCGCAGCGCCTCCAGCATCACGCCCACCGATGCCGCCGGGTCTGCGCCCTTTCCTTCCGGGGTTCGACCCTGTAACTGAGACATCATCTCAATTATCCCCCGGCGGAACCCGTCCGTCAAGGGCGCGGCTTTCCTCGAGCAACCCGGTCACACGTCCCGGCACCGGTGGCAGCTAGGGGCGCATGCACTCCTGCAAGAAGTGCCAGTGGCCGGCCGCCATGTCCGCCTCGTCCAGTTCCGCGATCGGCATCCAGCGCACCTCGTCCACTTCGCTTTTCTGCGCGCGCAGTTCCGCCGCGTCCGCGTCCACCCGGAAGAAGAAGCGCAGCGAGTTGAAGGGGTGCTGGAAAAACGCCACGAAGCCCTGGTCGAAGCCGACGAAGCCGCGCACGCTGACGGTCACGCCGGTCTCTTCGCGGTACTCCCGGACGAGCCCGTCCTCCAGTTTTTCCCACGGCGCCACCGCGCCGCCCGGCAGCTCCCACCGGCCCGTGAAGCGGGAGCGCGCCACCAGCACCTGCCCGTCCCGGACCGCAATGCCGTAGGCCGCCGGCCGAAACCGCAACGCCTCGGCCGGGAAGCGCCTCACCTGCCCCCACATCGTGACGCACTCGACGTCTTTCTCTGGCGCCTTCATACTTCGCGCTCTCCCCTTCGCCTCCCGAGTCCCGCGTGCACCCCCGATTCAGCCCATCCCCGGCCGCTCGGGCCCGGTCGTCCCTCAGGCTTCCCAAGAAGGCTGGGAGGGGAGGATGATTGGAGTCCGACCTTCTGGCAGGGCCAGCGGGATTCGAACCCGTGATCTCCGGCGTGACAAACCGGTGCGTTAGGCCGCTACACCACGGCCCCGGTGTGGCTTTAGCCGCACAGCGGGAGAGCCCCAGCACCTCGCACCATGCCGGAAGCGGGGGCGGCAGGGCCTTCATCCCCTCGATCCAGGTCTGCAAATCATAGATCCCCCGCTCGACCGGGCGGGTCACTCCTGCACCCCCAGGCGCTTCATGACCCGGTGCAGTTTCTGCTCATAGTGATCCCCGTCACCCTTGTAGAGCCGTCCCGCCACACGTACCCTTCCTGGGAAATAGTGTAGCAGGCCTCGCACACCCGGTCCAGCGCTGGCGGGCCTGGGGGTTGTCCCGAAACAGGATGGCAGGGACTAGGGCACAGGCGTCAATGACCGCGGGAGGAACGTCATCGCTCGCGGAGCTTGTGAACGTACGCCATGACTTCTTCAACAACCTGCTCGCAGGTAACGTCAGCCTCCTGGAGCTTCCTGGCGGCCTCTTCGTTGGCTCGATCCAACGCCTCGAGCTCCTCCTGGGTCATGGATAGGGGCCGCGGCGCCGCTAGCGTCTCACCAGGCTTCGTCATCGTGACCCATCCTAAAGAGCGGGAAGAAGCCCCAGATACTCAAGGGCGTGGCGAGGGCGTAGGATGGGCACCCCACG from Bacillota bacterium carries:
- a CDS encoding ATP-binding cassette domain-containing protein, with amino-acid sequence MAVTRWRDGAVAEVEVPGGGASEAGRAVVEVRGLRAGYGGRVVLEDVTFSVFPGQRVAVVGPNGAGKSTLFNCIAGLLRPTAGTILLA
- a CDS encoding NUDIX domain-containing protein, translating into MKAPEKDVECVTMWGQVRRFPAEALRFRPAAYGIAVRDGQVLVARSRFTGRWELPGGAVAPWEKLEDGLVREYREETGVTVSVRGFVGFDQGFVAFFQHPFNSLRFFFRVDADAAELRAQKSEVDEVRWMPIAELDEADMAAGHWHFLQECMRP
- a CDS encoding metal ABC transporter substrate-binding protein gives rise to the protein MRCEAGGGAFVRRCLNWLSGTQLAGAALALVLVAGAAPGGWGPAPAARARLTAVTSTTILADLVRRVAGERWDVKAIVPVGADPHAYQATPGDARRLASADLVVLVGAGLETPAFEKLVRSAAKAATVLKVAPALGVVRDGEGTVEAGSPGDEHGHGGEVDPHVWWSVPLTIRLVEEVEAALERVDPEGAPVYRTNLQGYTHELQRLDGWIREQVAAIPPGRRLLATNHGVLGYFAREYGFRVVGEVLPGTSSLAEASAADTARLVTRLKQLRVPAIFAETTVSPVLAARVSREAGVRLVTLYTDSLGPEGSGAETYVGFMKTNVGRIVEALRGG
- a CDS encoding Fur family transcriptional regulator encodes the protein MMSQLQGRTPEGKGADPAASVGVMLEALRRAGYRLTAARRAVVEAMQSGEHRSAPEIVAEVKRRHPRVGRASVYRTLAILSRLCAVQPSLMRTAQAHYAAAEQGHHHHFICNRCHGVIEFGQCGAADMARQLERQWGVRVEGHLLEFYGLCPACAGKG